From the Burkholderia ubonensis genome, one window contains:
- the queG gene encoding tRNA epoxyqueuosine(34) reductase QueG encodes MNRLPELAASDPRPTQAERAAPCVLDDAALTALAARIRAWGRELGFGAIGISDTDLSDAEAGLAAWLEAGCHGEMDYMAKHGMKRARPAELVAGTRRVISARLAYLPAQTLAADAPDDARGAPAPRDWRAREQARLDDPQAAVVSIYARGRDYHKVLRNRLQTLAERIEREIGAFGYRVFTDSAPVLEVELAQKAGVGWRGKHTLLLQRDAGSLFFLGEIYVDIPLPTDAQTAPDAAPETPGAHCGSCTRCIDACPTGAIVAPYRVDARRCISYLTIELKGSIPEPLRPLIGNRVYGCDDCQLVCPWNKFAQAAPVADFDVRHGLDRATLVELFGWSADEFDARMQGSAIRRIGHECWLRNLAVGLGNALRAPPERLAPAARDAIVAALRARADDPSPLVREHVEWALRAA; translated from the coding sequence ATGAACCGATTACCGGAACTCGCCGCATCCGATCCGCGCCCGACTCAGGCCGAGCGCGCGGCGCCGTGCGTCCTCGACGATGCGGCGTTGACCGCGCTCGCCGCGCGCATCAGGGCGTGGGGGCGCGAATTGGGTTTCGGGGCGATCGGCATCAGCGATACCGATCTCTCGGATGCCGAAGCGGGGCTCGCCGCCTGGCTGGAAGCCGGTTGCCACGGCGAGATGGATTATATGGCGAAACATGGGATGAAACGCGCGCGGCCGGCCGAACTTGTGGCCGGTACGCGACGCGTGATCTCGGCCCGGCTCGCCTATCTGCCGGCGCAGACGCTCGCGGCCGACGCGCCGGACGATGCACGCGGCGCGCCCGCGCCGCGCGACTGGCGCGCGCGCGAGCAGGCCCGGCTCGACGATCCGCAGGCCGCCGTCGTGTCGATCTACGCGCGCGGCCGCGACTATCACAAGGTATTGCGCAACCGCCTGCAGACGCTCGCCGAGCGCATCGAGCGCGAGATCGGCGCGTTCGGCTACCGCGTGTTCACCGATTCCGCGCCGGTGCTCGAGGTCGAGCTCGCGCAGAAGGCGGGCGTCGGCTGGCGCGGCAAGCACACGCTGCTGCTGCAGCGCGACGCGGGCTCGCTGTTCTTCCTCGGCGAGATCTACGTCGACATTCCGCTGCCGACCGATGCGCAGACCGCGCCCGACGCGGCGCCCGAGACGCCGGGCGCGCATTGCGGCAGCTGCACGCGCTGCATCGACGCGTGTCCGACCGGTGCGATCGTCGCGCCGTACCGCGTCGATGCGCGGCGCTGCATCTCGTACCTGACGATCGAGCTGAAAGGCAGCATCCCCGAGCCGCTGCGGCCGCTGATCGGCAATCGCGTGTACGGCTGCGACGACTGCCAGCTCGTGTGCCCGTGGAACAAGTTCGCGCAGGCCGCGCCGGTCGCCGATTTCGACGTGCGTCACGGGCTCGACCGCGCGACGCTCGTCGAGCTGTTCGGCTGGAGTGCCGACGAATTCGACGCACGGATGCAGGGCAGCGCGATTCGGCGCATCGGCCACGAGTGCTGGCTGCGCAATCTCGCGGTCGGGCTCGGCAATGCGTTGCGCGCGCCGCCGGAGCGGCTCGCGCCGGCCGCGCGCGACGCGATCGTCGCCGCGCTGCGCGCGCGCGCCGACGATCCGTCGCCGCTCGTGCGCGAGCACGTCGAGTGGGCGCTGCGGGCGGCGTGA
- a CDS encoding methylated-DNA--[protein]-cysteine S-methyltransferase, translated as MFNAVIDAPFGKVGIRTDAGVVREIVYLPESVKSVDPDTPLAKRAVEQIERYFERASATFDLPLADVGTAFQHRVWDAIREIPPGVVLTYGQVAKQIGSAPRAVGQACGANYFPLVIPCHRVVASGGIGGFANHDDDGYYLRVKRWLLAHEGVPYR; from the coding sequence ATGTTCAACGCAGTAATCGACGCACCGTTCGGCAAGGTCGGCATCCGCACGGATGCGGGCGTGGTGCGCGAGATCGTCTATCTGCCCGAATCGGTGAAATCCGTCGATCCGGATACGCCGCTCGCGAAGCGCGCGGTCGAGCAGATCGAACGCTATTTCGAGCGCGCGTCGGCGACTTTCGACCTGCCGCTCGCCGACGTCGGCACCGCGTTCCAGCACCGCGTGTGGGACGCGATTCGCGAGATCCCGCCGGGCGTCGTGCTCACGTACGGACAGGTTGCGAAACAGATCGGCAGCGCGCCGCGCGCGGTCGGCCAGGCGTGCGGCGCGAACTATTTCCCGCTCGTGATCCCGTGCCATCGCGTCGTCGCGTCGGGCGGCATCGGCGGCTTCGCGAACCACGACGACGACGGCTACTACCTGCGGGTGAAGCGCTGGCTGCTCGCGCACGAGGGCGTGCCGTACCGATGA
- a CDS encoding YajQ family cyclic di-GMP-binding protein, with amino-acid sequence MPSFDVVSEANMIEVKNAIEQSNKEISTRFDFKGSDARIEQKERELTLFADDDFKLGQVKDVLIGKLAKRNVDVRFLDYGKVEKIGGDKVKQVVTVKKGVTGDLAKKIVRLVKDSKIKVQASIQGDAVRVSGTKRDDLQSVIAMLRKDVTDTPLDFNNFRD; translated from the coding sequence AAGAACGCCATCGAGCAGTCGAACAAGGAAATTTCGACGCGCTTCGATTTCAAGGGCTCCGACGCACGCATCGAGCAGAAGGAACGCGAACTGACGCTGTTCGCCGACGACGATTTCAAGCTCGGCCAGGTCAAGGACGTGCTGATCGGCAAGCTGGCCAAGCGCAACGTCGACGTGCGCTTCCTCGACTACGGCAAGGTCGAGAAGATCGGCGGCGACAAGGTCAAGCAGGTCGTGACGGTCAAGAAAGGCGTGACGGGCGATCTCGCGAAGAAGATCGTGCGGCTCGTCAAGGACAGCAAGATCAAGGTGCAGGCAAGCATCCAGGGCGATGCGGTGCGCGTGTCGGGCACGAAGCGCGATGACCTGCAGAGCGTGATCGCGATGCTGCGCAAGGACGTGACCGACACCCCGCTCGACTTCAACAACTTCCGCGACTGA
- the plsY gene encoding glycerol-3-phosphate 1-O-acyltransferase PlsY, whose product MQILLAAVVAYLIGSVSFAVVVSAAMGLADPRSYGSKNPGATNVLRSGNKKAAILTLVGDAFKGWVAVWLARRFGLPDVAIAWVAIAVFIGHLYPIFFRFQGGKGVATAAGVLLAVHPVLGLATALTWLIIAFFFRYSSLAALVAAVFAPVFDVFLFGTRHNPVAWAVLAMSVLLVWRHRSNISKLLAGQESRIGDKKKAAGNGNAQDGGKA is encoded by the coding sequence ATGCAGATCCTGCTCGCCGCCGTCGTTGCCTACCTGATCGGCTCGGTGTCGTTCGCCGTCGTCGTCAGCGCCGCGATGGGCCTGGCCGATCCCCGTTCGTACGGGTCGAAGAACCCCGGCGCCACCAACGTGCTGCGCAGCGGCAACAAGAAGGCCGCGATCCTGACGCTCGTCGGCGATGCGTTCAAGGGCTGGGTCGCCGTCTGGCTCGCGCGGCGCTTCGGCCTGCCCGATGTCGCGATCGCGTGGGTGGCGATCGCCGTGTTCATCGGCCACCTGTACCCGATTTTCTTCCGCTTCCAGGGCGGCAAGGGCGTCGCGACCGCGGCCGGCGTGCTGCTCGCCGTGCACCCGGTGCTCGGGCTCGCGACCGCGCTGACTTGGCTCATCATCGCGTTCTTCTTCCGCTACTCGTCGCTCGCGGCGCTCGTCGCGGCGGTGTTTGCGCCGGTGTTCGACGTGTTCCTGTTCGGCACGCGCCACAACCCGGTCGCGTGGGCCGTGCTCGCGATGAGCGTGCTGCTCGTGTGGCGTCACCGCAGCAACATCTCGAAGCTGCTGGCGGGGCAGGAAAGCCGGATCGGCGACAAGAAGAAGGCGGCCGGGAACGGCAACGCGCAGGACGGCGGGAAGGCCTGA
- a CDS encoding class I adenylate-forming enzyme family protein → MTSFIPPSAPLDVDALLAALPGRIADVPAHWAAHAPDRPALIEDARRLSYRELSLAIDAAAAQLAACGVHGGDRLMIVAENCVAQIVLLFAAARLDAWALMSNARLSAVELDAIAAHARPKLIAFAEAASPDARAHAARHHATPAPALAIDIGAWSTRVDADAPGEPVAADGAAQCAALIYTTGTTGTPKGVMLSHRNLLYVAATSSALRRVSPEDVVYAVLPVSHVYGLASVCLGSLYAGATLRLAPRFSPEAVRVALADEGVTIFQGVPAMHAKLLEHLRTHGHAWRAPRLRFAYSGGSPLDTGLKARVERVYGVPLHNGYGMTESSPTIAQTPLDAPRADGSVGVPIPGVEMRIVAPNGRDVPQGEVGEIHVRGPNVMLGYYRNPDATRAAVTPDGWLKTGDLARQDADGAVTIAGRSKELIIRSGFNVYPVEVEQVLNAHPDVVQAAVVGRPVEGNEEVLAFVELAPGAAATEAALHDWCAARLAPYKRPAHIRVLDALPAASTGKVLKHKLRELI, encoded by the coding sequence ATGACCTCGTTCATCCCCCCGTCCGCGCCGCTCGACGTCGACGCGCTGCTGGCCGCCCTGCCCGGCCGCATCGCCGACGTCCCCGCGCACTGGGCCGCCCACGCGCCCGATCGCCCGGCGCTGATCGAGGACGCGCGCCGCCTGTCGTACCGCGAGCTGTCGCTGGCGATCGATGCGGCGGCCGCGCAGCTCGCCGCCTGCGGCGTGCACGGCGGCGACCGCCTGATGATCGTCGCGGAGAACTGCGTCGCGCAGATCGTGCTGCTGTTCGCGGCGGCCCGCCTCGACGCATGGGCGCTCATGTCGAACGCACGGCTGTCGGCGGTCGAGCTCGACGCGATCGCCGCGCATGCGCGCCCGAAGCTGATCGCGTTCGCCGAAGCCGCGTCGCCGGACGCGCGCGCGCATGCCGCGCGGCACCACGCAACACCCGCCCCCGCGCTCGCGATCGACATCGGCGCATGGTCGACCCGCGTCGACGCGGACGCGCCCGGCGAGCCGGTGGCCGCGGACGGCGCCGCGCAATGCGCGGCGCTGATCTACACGACCGGCACCACCGGCACGCCGAAGGGCGTGATGCTGTCGCACCGCAACCTGCTGTACGTCGCGGCGACGTCGAGCGCGCTGCGGCGCGTGTCGCCCGAGGACGTCGTCTATGCCGTGCTGCCGGTGTCGCACGTGTACGGCCTCGCGTCGGTGTGCCTCGGCAGCCTGTACGCGGGCGCGACGCTGCGGCTCGCGCCGCGCTTTTCGCCCGAGGCCGTGCGCGTCGCGCTGGCCGACGAAGGGGTCACGATCTTCCAGGGCGTGCCCGCGATGCATGCGAAGCTGCTCGAGCATCTGCGCACGCACGGCCATGCGTGGCGCGCGCCGCGCCTGCGTTTCGCGTATTCGGGCGGCTCGCCGCTCGACACCGGCCTGAAGGCGCGCGTCGAGCGCGTGTACGGCGTGCCGCTGCACAACGGCTACGGGATGACCGAGAGCAGCCCCACGATCGCGCAGACGCCGCTCGATGCGCCGCGCGCCGACGGCTCGGTCGGCGTGCCGATTCCGGGCGTCGAGATGCGCATCGTCGCGCCGAACGGCCGCGACGTCCCACAGGGCGAGGTCGGCGAAATTCACGTGCGCGGGCCGAACGTGATGCTCGGCTATTACCGCAATCCGGACGCGACGCGCGCAGCAGTCACGCCGGACGGCTGGCTGAAGACCGGCGATCTCGCGCGACAGGACGCCGACGGCGCGGTGACGATCGCCGGCCGCAGCAAGGAGCTGATCATCCGCTCGGGCTTCAACGTGTATCCGGTCGAGGTCGAGCAGGTGCTGAACGCGCACCCGGACGTCGTGCAGGCGGCCGTGGTCGGCCGCCCGGTCGAGGGCAACGAGGAAGTGCTCGCGTTCGTCGAGCTCGCGCCGGGCGCCGCGGCGACCGAGGCCGCGCTGCACGACTGGTGCGCGGCGCGGCTCGCGCCGTACAAGCGGCCCGCGCACATCCGCGTGCTCGACGCGCTGCCGGCCGCGTCGACCGGCAAGGTGCTGAAGCACAAGCTGCGCGAGCTGATCTGA
- the tsaE gene encoding tRNA (adenosine(37)-N6)-threonylcarbamoyltransferase complex ATPase subunit type 1 TsaE: protein MPATHSSHPPHVSTLPAPLAERVFALADEAATEAFGARFAQVLDAARAELARTHAFDGLQIQLVGDLGAGKTSLVRAILRGLGHRGRVRSPTYTLVEPYALERDDGELEVYHFDLYRFNDPAEWSDAGFREYFNSSAICLVEWPQQAGTLLGVPDLVFSLDVDGDGRALTVRAYSASGNACLERC, encoded by the coding sequence ATGCCAGCCACGCACAGCAGCCACCCGCCCCATGTCTCGACGCTGCCCGCCCCGCTCGCGGAGCGCGTGTTCGCGCTCGCCGACGAGGCGGCGACCGAGGCCTTCGGCGCACGCTTCGCGCAGGTGCTCGACGCGGCGCGCGCCGAACTGGCCCGCACGCATGCGTTCGACGGCCTGCAGATCCAGCTGGTCGGCGATCTCGGCGCAGGCAAGACCTCCCTCGTGCGCGCGATCCTGCGCGGCCTCGGCCATCGCGGCCGCGTGCGCAGCCCGACCTACACGCTCGTCGAGCCGTACGCGCTCGAACGCGACGATGGGGAACTCGAGGTCTATCACTTCGATCTGTACCGTTTCAATGACCCGGCCGAATGGTCCGACGCCGGCTTTCGCGAGTATTTCAATTCCAGCGCGATCTGCCTCGTCGAATGGCCGCAACAGGCGGGCACGCTGCTCGGCGTGCCCGATCTGGTCTTCTCGCTCGACGTGGACGGCGACGGCCGCGCCCTCACCGTCCGGGCGTACAGCGCTTCAGGAAACGCATGTCTCGAAAGATGTTGA
- the ybaK gene encoding Cys-tRNA(Pro) deacylase — protein sequence MSKSRHVSETPATQLLRRHGVAFGEHPYDYVEHGGTGESARQLGVDEHVVVKTLVMEDEHAKPLIVLMHGDRTVSTKNLARQIGAKRVEPCKPEIANRHSGYLVGGTSPFGTRKAMPVYVESTILELPAIYLNGGRRGYLVSLAPSVLTTLLDAKPVQCASVD from the coding sequence ATGAGCAAATCCAGACACGTGTCCGAAACGCCCGCGACCCAGCTGCTGCGCCGCCACGGCGTCGCGTTCGGCGAGCATCCCTACGATTACGTCGAGCACGGCGGCACCGGCGAGTCCGCGCGCCAGCTCGGCGTCGACGAGCACGTCGTGGTGAAGACGCTCGTGATGGAAGACGAGCACGCGAAGCCGCTGATCGTGCTGATGCACGGCGACCGCACGGTGTCGACCAAGAACCTGGCGCGGCAGATCGGCGCGAAGCGCGTCGAGCCGTGCAAGCCCGAAATCGCGAACCGCCATTCGGGCTACCTGGTCGGCGGCACGTCGCCGTTCGGCACCCGCAAGGCGATGCCGGTCTACGTGGAGTCGACGATCCTCGAATTGCCGGCGATCTACCTGAACGGCGGCCGCCGCGGCTATCTGGTCAGCCTCGCGCCGTCCGTGCTGACGACGCTGCTCGACGCGAAGCCCGTGCAGTGCGCGAGCGTCGACTGA
- the xerD gene encoding site-specific tyrosine recombinase XerD: MSEPLLSPEAADDAAASPALLASRASIDVFCDALWLEHGLARNTLDAYRRDLALFAQWLAATHDASLDAADEMMVTGYIAARSDGKATSSNRRLSVFRRYYGWAVREHRASADPTLRIMSAKQAARFPSTLSEAQVEALLGAPDVDTPLGLRDRTMLELMYASGLRVSELVTLKTVEVGLNEGVVRVMGKGSKERLVPFGEVAHGWIERYLRHARPALLGARAADALFVTARGDGMTRQQFWNIIKRHARQADVRAHLSPHTLRHAFATHLLNHGADLRVVQMLLGHSDISTTQIYTHVARERLRTLHAQHHPRG; encoded by the coding sequence ATGAGCGAACCGCTGCTTTCCCCGGAGGCCGCCGACGACGCGGCCGCGTCGCCCGCGCTGCTCGCGAGCCGCGCGTCGATCGACGTGTTCTGCGACGCGCTGTGGCTCGAGCACGGCCTCGCGCGCAATACGCTCGACGCATACCGTCGCGATCTGGCGCTGTTTGCACAGTGGCTCGCGGCGACGCACGACGCGTCGCTCGACGCCGCCGACGAGATGATGGTGACGGGCTACATCGCCGCGCGCAGCGACGGCAAGGCGACGTCGTCGAACCGGCGCCTGTCGGTGTTCCGCCGCTATTACGGCTGGGCCGTGCGCGAGCATCGCGCGAGCGCGGACCCGACGCTGCGGATCATGTCCGCGAAGCAGGCCGCGCGGTTTCCGTCGACGCTGTCCGAAGCGCAGGTCGAGGCGCTGCTCGGCGCGCCCGATGTCGACACGCCGCTCGGTTTGCGCGACCGCACGATGCTCGAGCTGATGTATGCGAGCGGGCTGCGCGTGAGCGAGCTCGTGACGCTGAAGACCGTCGAGGTCGGGCTGAACGAAGGCGTCGTGCGCGTGATGGGCAAGGGCTCGAAGGAGCGGCTCGTGCCGTTCGGCGAAGTCGCGCACGGCTGGATCGAGCGTTACCTGCGCCACGCGCGGCCGGCGCTGCTCGGTGCGCGCGCGGCCGATGCGCTGTTCGTGACCGCGCGCGGCGACGGCATGACGCGCCAGCAGTTCTGGAACATCATCAAGCGCCATGCGCGGCAGGCGGACGTGCGCGCGCACCTGTCGCCGCACACGCTGCGGCACGCGTTCGCGACGCACCTGCTGAATCACGGCGCGGACCTGCGCGTCGTGCAGATGCTGCTCGGCCACAGCGACATCTCGACGACGCAGATCTATACGCACGTCGCGCGCGAGCGCCTGAGGACGCTGCACGCGCAGCACCACCCGCGCGGATAG
- a CDS encoding N-acetylmuramoyl-L-alanine amidase, with protein sequence MSRKMLIKPFRSIESAATATHNWRRRQILCAGASTLVLGLAVPRLAHATSVLGVRVWPARDYTRVTIESDQPLQNTQQLLQGPDRLVVDLNGLDLDQALRDLVSKIAPNDPQIHSVRVGQYQPHVVRMVFDLKGSVKPQVFTLPPVGTYKYRLVFDLYPAVAPDPLTDLIAQTERKEQQLNEAARAQQVQPPTALSGPTQPPVAGNDNSDAFFQRFAQNTPGTPAPRTPPAASAKPAVKPPPVIARKDDEDEGDDTYKFIAPNTGKGAGKGGTVRLLTVAIDPGHGGEDPGAIGGNGTYEKHIALDIAKKLRAKIDAAPNMRAMMTRDADFFVPLNVRVQKARRVGADLFVSIHADAFTTPSARGSSVFALSDHGASSAAARWLANKENASDLIGGINIKTQDAAVSRALFDMSTTAQIRDSLRYGNYVLKEVGGINKLHKGSVEQAGFAVLKAPDIPSILVETAFISNPDEERRLNDDSYRDEMADAIFRGIKRYFAANPPLAKNRMT encoded by the coding sequence ATGTCTCGAAAGATGTTGATCAAACCGTTCCGCTCGATCGAATCGGCGGCCACCGCGACGCATAACTGGCGGCGCCGCCAGATCCTGTGCGCGGGCGCGTCGACGCTGGTGCTCGGCCTCGCGGTGCCGCGGCTCGCGCACGCGACGTCGGTGCTCGGCGTGCGGGTGTGGCCCGCGCGCGACTACACGCGCGTGACGATCGAATCCGACCAGCCGCTGCAGAATACCCAGCAGCTGCTGCAGGGCCCCGACCGCCTCGTCGTCGACCTGAACGGGCTCGATCTCGACCAGGCGCTGCGCGACCTCGTGTCGAAGATCGCGCCGAACGATCCGCAGATCCACTCGGTGCGCGTCGGCCAGTACCAGCCGCACGTCGTGCGGATGGTGTTCGACCTGAAGGGCTCGGTGAAGCCGCAGGTGTTCACGCTGCCGCCCGTCGGCACCTACAAGTACCGCCTCGTGTTCGACCTGTATCCGGCCGTCGCGCCCGATCCGCTGACCGACCTGATCGCGCAGACGGAGCGCAAGGAACAGCAGTTGAACGAAGCGGCGCGCGCGCAGCAGGTGCAGCCGCCGACCGCGCTGAGCGGACCGACGCAGCCGCCGGTCGCCGGCAACGACAACAGCGATGCGTTCTTCCAGCGCTTCGCGCAGAACACGCCGGGCACGCCCGCGCCGCGCACGCCGCCTGCCGCGAGCGCGAAGCCCGCGGTCAAGCCGCCGCCCGTCATCGCGCGCAAGGACGACGAGGACGAAGGCGACGACACCTACAAGTTCATCGCGCCGAATACTGGCAAAGGCGCCGGCAAGGGCGGCACCGTGCGCCTCCTGACGGTCGCGATCGATCCGGGCCACGGCGGCGAGGACCCGGGCGCGATCGGCGGCAACGGCACCTACGAAAAGCACATCGCGCTCGACATCGCGAAGAAGCTGCGCGCGAAGATCGACGCGGCGCCGAACATGCGCGCGATGATGACGCGCGACGCCGACTTCTTCGTGCCGCTCAACGTGCGTGTGCAGAAGGCGCGCCGCGTCGGCGCGGACCTGTTCGTGTCGATCCACGCGGATGCGTTCACGACGCCGTCCGCGCGCGGCTCGTCGGTGTTCGCGCTGTCGGACCACGGCGCGTCGAGCGCGGCGGCCCGCTGGCTCGCGAACAAGGAAAACGCGTCGGACCTGATCGGCGGGATCAACATCAAGACCCAGGACGCCGCGGTGAGCCGCGCGCTGTTCGACATGTCGACCACCGCGCAGATCCGCGATTCGCTGCGCTACGGCAACTACGTGCTGAAGGAAGTCGGCGGCATCAACAAGCTGCACAAGGGCTCGGTCGAGCAGGCCGGGTTCGCGGTGCTGAAGGCGCCCGACATCCCGTCGATCCTCGTCGAGACCGCGTTCATCAGCAACCCGGACGAGGAGCGCAGGCTCAACGACGACAGCTATCGCGACGAGATGGCCGACGCGATCTTCCGCGGCATCAAGCGCTATTTCGCGGCGAACCCGCCGCTCGCGAAGAACCGGATGACCTGA